The Paraburkholderia sp. FT54 genome includes a region encoding these proteins:
- a CDS encoding LysR family transcriptional regulator, which translates to MKRSPAALQRSHIEALIAIGDGGSVHRAARSLGVAQPVLSRLLADAESRLGARLFERSSQGSQPTLLGETVLAQARSVMRAMDRLSASASSARLPIRLGCIPRAMHTLIPPLYARMYAGTHAHDPARADDTVFRCKVIEGSSTMLCELLEAGELDFAILRSASTVKNDEMKVERLYAERTVIVCSNDHPALRARPLRLADLAALDWTLPHADTTSRIAFDQFWTRRRLPPIEPVLETRSFESNIEVVAHTRLLSIAPESIARRYMRFGMLSILEIESALPSSPIMLGSRLTAREEPMLKRFRKLLQETAGELALG; encoded by the coding sequence ATGAAGCGATCGCCTGCGGCACTGCAACGAAGTCATATCGAAGCCCTGATCGCCATCGGCGATGGCGGCTCGGTGCATCGCGCTGCGCGCAGTCTTGGCGTTGCGCAGCCGGTGCTCTCACGGTTGCTCGCCGATGCGGAAAGCCGGCTGGGAGCGCGGCTATTCGAACGGTCGAGCCAAGGGAGTCAGCCCACGTTGCTCGGCGAAACCGTGCTCGCGCAAGCGCGCTCCGTGATGCGCGCGATGGACCGGCTGAGCGCGAGTGCCTCGTCCGCGCGGTTGCCGATCCGGCTCGGTTGCATACCGCGCGCAATGCATACGCTGATCCCGCCGCTCTATGCGCGGATGTACGCAGGGACGCACGCACACGATCCAGCGCGCGCCGACGACACCGTATTCCGCTGTAAGGTGATCGAGGGCAGCTCGACAATGTTGTGCGAACTGCTGGAGGCAGGCGAACTCGATTTTGCGATCCTGCGCAGCGCCAGCACGGTGAAAAACGACGAGATGAAGGTCGAGCGTCTCTATGCGGAGCGCACCGTAATCGTTTGTTCAAACGACCACCCTGCGCTGCGTGCGCGGCCGCTGCGGCTTGCCGACCTGGCTGCGCTCGACTGGACGCTCCCGCATGCCGACACGACCTCGCGTATCGCTTTCGATCAGTTCTGGACACGACGTCGTCTGCCGCCGATCGAGCCGGTGCTCGAGACACGCTCATTCGAATCGAATATCGAAGTGGTGGCGCACACGCGACTGCTGTCGATCGCGCCGGAGTCAATCGCCCGGCGCTACATGCGCTTTGGCATGCTGAGCATTCTGGAGATCGAGAGCGCGTTGCCATCGAGCCCGATCATGCTGGGCTCGCGGCTAACGGCGCGCGAAGAACCCATGTTGAAGCGCTTTCGCAAGCTGCTGCAAGAAACGGCAGGCGAGTTGGCTTTGGGGTGA
- a CDS encoding ArsC/Spx/MgsR family protein, translating into MNSPPFMRDMQLSPRELLRTQEAANTDLRLDDASLSDARIVEFMVANPVLMNRPIARTPHGIKLCRPAEEVAPLLQPV; encoded by the coding sequence ATGAACTCACCCCCGTTTATGCGCGACATGCAGCTTTCGCCGCGCGAGTTGTTGCGTACCCAGGAGGCGGCTAATACCGACCTCCGCCTCGACGACGCTTCGCTATCGGACGCGCGCATCGTCGAATTCATGGTGGCCAATCCGGTGCTGATGAACCGGCCCATCGCCCGCACGCCGCACGGTATCAAGCTGTGCCGCCCGGCCGAAGAAGTGGCGCCGCTGCTTCAGCCTGTCTGA
- a CDS encoding TauD/TfdA family dioxygenase, translated as MSASTLAGTALKITPLGEAIGAEIEGVDLASLDDAEFAQIEHAWADHLVLRFRRQRLSDLDLMRFSRRFGELDQVPIRASDVMDHTDPRLAIDQEAREYVTIISNMKVDGMAIGGLGNYEAHWHTDMSYNDTPPSASLLYGIEVPPEGGDTSFCNMYLAYDTLDETSRERVRSLTCVHDASRNSSGELRRGFGDHNEPTRTIGARHPLVRVHPVTGRACLFLGRCARCRHAV; from the coding sequence ATGTCCGCTTCAACGCTTGCAGGCACTGCCCTCAAGATCACGCCGCTTGGCGAAGCCATCGGCGCGGAGATCGAAGGCGTCGATCTGGCGTCGCTTGACGATGCGGAATTCGCGCAGATCGAACACGCATGGGCCGACCACCTCGTGCTGCGTTTTCGTCGGCAGAGGCTAAGCGACCTCGATCTGATGCGATTCAGCCGCCGCTTCGGCGAGCTGGACCAGGTGCCTATCCGCGCGAGCGACGTGATGGATCACACCGATCCGCGCCTGGCCATCGATCAGGAAGCGCGCGAATACGTCACCATCATCTCGAACATGAAAGTGGACGGAATGGCGATCGGCGGCCTCGGCAACTACGAGGCGCACTGGCACACCGATATGTCGTACAACGACACGCCGCCCAGCGCAAGCCTGCTGTATGGCATCGAAGTGCCGCCCGAAGGTGGTGACACGTCGTTCTGCAACATGTACCTCGCGTATGACACGCTCGACGAGACCTCACGCGAGCGCGTGCGCAGCCTCACCTGCGTGCACGACGCATCTCGCAACAGTTCGGGCGAGCTGCGCCGCGGATTCGGCGATCACAACGAGCCAACCCGGACCATCGGCGCGCGGCATCCGCTGGTGCGCGTGCATCCCGTCACCGGACGTGCGTGTCTTTTCCTCGGACGCTGTGCGCGATGCCGCCACGCCGTCTGA
- a CDS encoding universal stress protein, whose amino-acid sequence MNQQVSFNSPLARFSRLLLCVDSSIASIHAATYACQLGVTGIRVRVVSVLENPRAILSAHLATGLNIEAFSDELRESAKAALSDVRRIFEDHGLTVEAELIDLARYGGDVSHALASEAQRWNADLVVLGARQHHGLLRWVEGAVSGPVSKLVKCPVLVVPESYEPQLQHGPTKILFAIDGSPASHQALLTGMTLAAKGAHLRALFVLDRTIRFTDMVPVDVREEALADQRQQGKRALATVAEVFTSLAPGISTDTGFLHTKRSGDDIAHTIAREAIRWPADLLVMGTHGRRGVAGWVLGSVSSRVARITATPLLLVRAAADQAENHKETKTSTVEIRSLWNQS is encoded by the coding sequence ATGAACCAGCAAGTCAGCTTCAATTCACCTTTAGCCCGTTTCAGTCGGCTTCTGCTGTGCGTAGACTCGAGTATCGCGTCCATCCATGCTGCTACCTACGCCTGTCAACTCGGCGTCACGGGCATCCGGGTCCGTGTCGTGAGCGTGCTCGAAAACCCCCGGGCGATACTCTCCGCGCACTTGGCAACCGGGCTGAATATCGAGGCATTCTCGGACGAATTGCGGGAATCCGCGAAGGCCGCGTTATCGGATGTTCGACGCATTTTTGAAGACCATGGTCTGACGGTCGAGGCCGAACTGATAGACCTCGCCAGGTACGGAGGCGATGTGTCCCATGCCCTCGCATCGGAAGCGCAGAGATGGAATGCAGATCTGGTCGTCCTTGGGGCGAGACAACATCATGGCCTGTTGCGATGGGTTGAGGGCGCCGTCTCAGGACCCGTGAGCAAGCTGGTTAAATGCCCCGTGCTCGTCGTCCCGGAGAGCTACGAGCCGCAACTCCAGCATGGACCGACAAAGATTCTCTTCGCTATCGACGGAAGCCCAGCGTCTCATCAGGCTTTGCTGACAGGCATGACGCTCGCCGCGAAAGGGGCGCATCTAAGGGCGCTGTTTGTCTTGGACCGGACTATTAGATTCACCGATATGGTTCCCGTGGACGTTCGGGAGGAAGCGCTGGCCGACCAGCGGCAACAGGGGAAACGGGCGCTCGCCACGGTGGCTGAAGTATTTACATCGCTTGCCCCCGGTATTTCCACCGACACCGGTTTTCTGCATACGAAGCGGAGCGGCGATGATATCGCACACACCATAGCTCGCGAGGCTATTCGCTGGCCGGCCGACCTGCTCGTCATGGGCACGCATGGACGGCGAGGCGTTGCAGGTTGGGTGCTCGGCAGCGTGTCAAGCCGCGTCGCACGTATCACTGCAACGCCGCTGCTGCTCGTTCGAGCAGCAGCCGATCAGGCAGAGAACCACAAAGAGACAAAGACCTCGACAGTAGAAATCAGATCGCTATGGAACCAGTCTTAG
- a CDS encoding enolase C-terminal domain-like protein, which yields MDELYLPIKSVDVFGVAVPLVGAGFKNAYTTKTTQKSAIVRLTAEDGSIGLGNIDPSPGYSVETVEASLTAIRRALAPCVKGMNAGNPHRLIDAMDRTIDAYLDAKAAIEMAAVDLLARHRGIPVHQYLGGTVKDTVSFNAWVGIVSPDEAAAEARKWFDCGFRSAKVKVGGGIHADRDRLMAVREAVGAGMALRVDANAGYSVEDAIALGRLLEPVALQLLEQPVAAEDLAGMAKVRQAVSMPVMADESITDYRSLIDLIRADCADIVKLKVMKQGGLLRCRRMLETATAAGMPVVIGHGFGLGINTTAEIMLACTSDNVLDGLECVGPLKTADDIVTAKLDLTRGSIAVPQGPGLGVTLDDEKVRRYLFDL from the coding sequence ATGGACGAACTTTATCTGCCCATCAAGAGCGTCGATGTGTTCGGCGTCGCGGTGCCGCTCGTCGGCGCCGGGTTCAAGAACGCCTATACGACCAAGACGACGCAAAAAAGCGCGATCGTGCGTCTTACGGCTGAAGACGGCTCTATTGGCCTCGGCAATATCGATCCGTCGCCGGGATATTCGGTGGAGACCGTCGAGGCGTCGCTTACGGCCATACGGCGAGCGCTGGCGCCATGCGTCAAAGGCATGAATGCCGGCAACCCGCATCGCCTGATCGATGCGATGGATCGCACGATCGACGCGTATCTGGACGCCAAAGCGGCCATTGAAATGGCCGCAGTCGATCTTCTGGCACGGCATCGTGGCATCCCCGTGCATCAATACCTAGGCGGTACGGTGAAGGACACGGTCAGCTTCAATGCGTGGGTCGGTATCGTGTCGCCGGACGAGGCAGCCGCCGAGGCGCGCAAATGGTTCGACTGTGGTTTCCGCTCGGCCAAGGTCAAGGTGGGCGGTGGCATCCACGCCGACCGCGACCGCCTGATGGCCGTGCGTGAAGCAGTGGGTGCAGGGATGGCGCTGCGAGTGGATGCCAATGCGGGATATAGCGTGGAAGACGCGATCGCTCTCGGGCGACTGCTCGAACCGGTGGCTTTGCAACTGCTCGAGCAGCCGGTGGCTGCGGAAGATCTCGCCGGCATGGCGAAAGTACGACAAGCGGTCAGCATGCCGGTGATGGCCGACGAGTCGATCACCGACTATCGCAGCCTGATCGACCTGATCCGCGCCGATTGCGCCGACATCGTCAAGCTCAAGGTGATGAAGCAAGGCGGCTTGCTACGCTGCCGCCGGATGCTGGAAACCGCGACGGCAGCCGGTATGCCCGTAGTGATCGGACATGGCTTCGGGCTCGGAATCAATACGACGGCCGAAATAATGCTCGCATGCACCAGCGACAACGTGCTCGACGGGCTGGAATGCGTGGGTCCGCTGAAAACAGCGGACGACATCGTGACCGCCAAGCTCGATCTAACGCGCGGCAGCATTGCAGTGCCGCAAGGGCCAGGGCTTGGCGTGACGCTGGATGACGAGAAAGTGCGCCGCTATCTGTTCGACCTGTGA
- a CDS encoding CreA family protein, producing the protein MIKLVPGRANILVALLIFSSSVVVAKDLATIETHTQRYGSHIAISAYDDPLVKGVTCYVSESHSEGALGSGRTSRGTDLTASCHQTGDIRVAESVPRQAQVFTAESDPTFDSLHIIRILDTERHSLVYFTYNEDEVAGDLPGRIYVIRLPAGPRMPTRQ; encoded by the coding sequence ATGATCAAGCTGGTTCCAGGGCGGGCAAACATCCTGGTCGCGCTGCTTATATTTTCGTCTTCCGTTGTCGTAGCCAAGGATCTGGCGACCATCGAAACGCATACCCAGCGATACGGTTCGCATATCGCCATTTCGGCTTACGATGATCCCCTCGTGAAAGGCGTGACCTGCTATGTCTCAGAGTCGCATTCCGAGGGCGCACTGGGAAGTGGACGAACCTCCCGCGGCACGGACCTGACGGCATCCTGCCATCAGACAGGCGACATCCGGGTTGCCGAAAGTGTGCCCAGACAAGCGCAAGTATTCACGGCTGAGTCAGATCCAACTTTCGACTCGCTCCATATAATCCGGATACTGGACACTGAACGCCATTCGCTTGTCTACTTCACGTACAACGAAGACGAGGTTGCAGGAGATTTGCCGGGTCGCATCTACGTAATCCGTTTGCCGGCAGGTCCCAGGATGCCCACCAGACAGTAA
- a CDS encoding ATP-binding protein has protein sequence MFKAIAAGSEKDLSLLARKIIEEENSKGHNVLANQLGVILQAKKPAQRATEPRTDGERVLQQLPLSRRYQDPLVVRLERSSLRHFMVLPEQVELRFQRIEQEYAARERLAKHGLRHKKKILLYGQPGCGKSLGAERLAWATGLPLVKVRFDALISSYFGESAVNLRAVFESARDRPCLLFLDECDFIAKSRANSNDVGEVPRLVNTLLQLLEDFDAPVKDRLRAYGLFEIFDENHYFETVTDAVRSYTSQHRLDWPGE, from the coding sequence TTGTTCAAGGCAATCGCAGCTGGGTCCGAGAAGGACCTCTCGTTGCTCGCAAGAAAAATCATTGAAGAAGAAAACAGCAAGGGCCACAACGTGCTCGCGAACCAACTTGGCGTGATCCTTCAGGCTAAGAAGCCCGCTCAGCGTGCGACGGAGCCGAGGACGGACGGCGAGCGCGTCCTGCAACAGTTGCCGCTGAGTCGGCGATATCAAGATCCGCTCGTTGTTCGTCTCGAACGATCCTCCTTGCGGCACTTCATGGTGTTGCCGGAACAGGTTGAGCTGCGTTTCCAGCGAATCGAGCAGGAGTACGCGGCGCGAGAGCGGTTGGCCAAGCACGGGCTCCGTCACAAAAAGAAAATTTTGCTATACGGCCAACCCGGCTGCGGCAAGTCACTAGGCGCTGAACGCCTTGCCTGGGCGACGGGATTGCCGTTGGTCAAGGTCCGCTTTGATGCGCTCATCTCATCTTACTTCGGCGAATCGGCGGTCAATCTGCGCGCAGTGTTCGAGTCAGCGCGCGATCGGCCATGTTTGCTGTTTCTGGATGAATGTGATTTCATCGCTAAGTCCAGAGCAAACTCTAACGATGTGGGTGAGGTGCCTCGTTTAGTCAACACCTTGCTGCAGTTGCTGGAAGACTTTGACGCTCCGGTGAAGGACCGGCTGCGAGCCTATGGGCTCTTCGAAATATTTGATGAAAATCACTACTTCGAGACCGTGACGGATGCCGTTCGCAGCTATACCTCACAGCATCGCCTTGACTGGCCGGGCGAGTGA
- a CDS encoding methyl-accepting chemotaxis protein: MNRLLPLKSQLGRYARTLAGHFPAPFTRDESNGVEILGNLTPRLLNGNTLLNLNYSEVDRFTLNTGSTATLFVVRGEDFVRVTTSVKKQNGERAVGTVLDRSHPGYRELRRGQSYTGYATLFGKQYMTQYEPIRDSTGEVIGALYVGLDVSEVWTLSIGAKLALLTLAAATTILLGYDWLLQAVILADRASPVGALTPFQQTEMIAFGLFGALLISALIFVTTRRGLGTQLLEAKAAAEQLAAGDLTAQVHVDRRDELGQLMQAMNGISVGLASLVGNVRRASDTIALAAREIAAGNADLSARTGAQAGSLEQTAATMDQLTSIVRANAEHATHANEHVASASELAVKGGTVVGDVVTTMSFIRGSSGKIVEIISVIDGLAFQTNILALNAAVEAARAGDQGRGFAVVAAEVRSLAQRSATAAREIKALITDSVSKVDAGGELVDQAGRNMTEIVTAVGSVVALMGEISHASKEQSTGISEVNRAIGQMDEMTQQNVALVGQAAAAAASMQEQARALEDAVRVFRLASDAPT, from the coding sequence ATGAATCGTCTGCTACCGCTTAAATCCCAGTTGGGGCGTTACGCGCGAACGCTTGCCGGGCATTTTCCTGCTCCTTTTACACGCGACGAATCAAACGGTGTCGAGATCCTCGGAAACTTGACCCCCAGGTTGCTGAACGGCAACACGCTGCTGAACCTCAATTACAGCGAGGTCGACCGCTTTACCCTGAACACCGGCTCAACGGCAACGCTGTTCGTCGTCAGAGGCGAAGACTTCGTGCGTGTCACCACTTCCGTCAAAAAGCAGAACGGCGAACGAGCCGTGGGCACGGTGCTTGACCGTTCGCACCCTGGCTATCGGGAGCTGCGCCGCGGGCAGTCCTATACCGGTTACGCCACGCTATTCGGCAAGCAATACATGACACAGTATGAGCCGATACGGGATAGCACCGGCGAGGTAATCGGCGCGCTGTATGTCGGCCTTGATGTCAGTGAAGTATGGACCTTGTCGATCGGAGCAAAACTCGCGCTGCTGACCCTGGCAGCGGCTACCACGATCCTGCTCGGCTATGATTGGCTGCTGCAGGCCGTGATCCTCGCCGACCGGGCAAGCCCGGTGGGCGCGTTGACCCCGTTCCAGCAAACCGAGATGATAGCCTTCGGGTTATTCGGCGCGCTGTTGATCAGCGCGCTGATCTTCGTGACGACCCGGCGCGGCCTCGGGACACAACTGCTCGAAGCCAAGGCCGCCGCGGAACAGCTAGCGGCCGGCGACCTGACCGCACAGGTGCATGTCGATCGGCGTGACGAGCTCGGTCAGTTGATGCAGGCGATGAACGGCATCAGCGTCGGTCTAGCCTCGTTAGTCGGCAACGTGCGGCGTGCCTCCGATACGATCGCGCTGGCTGCTCGCGAAATTGCAGCCGGTAACGCGGACCTGTCGGCGCGCACCGGAGCGCAAGCTGGCTCGCTCGAGCAAACCGCGGCGACGATGGATCAATTGACTTCAATTGTCCGCGCCAATGCTGAACACGCAACGCATGCCAATGAACACGTCGCCTCGGCCTCCGAGCTCGCGGTCAAAGGCGGCACAGTGGTGGGGGATGTGGTAACCACCATGTCGTTCATCCGCGGCAGTTCAGGCAAGATCGTCGAGATCATCAGCGTGATCGACGGACTTGCCTTTCAGACCAATATCCTGGCCTTGAATGCGGCCGTCGAAGCCGCACGCGCTGGTGACCAGGGACGCGGCTTTGCGGTAGTTGCCGCCGAAGTGCGCAGCCTGGCGCAGCGTAGCGCCACAGCCGCCAGGGAAATCAAGGCGCTGATTACTGACTCGGTTAGCAAGGTCGATGCCGGCGGCGAACTGGTCGATCAGGCCGGCCGGAACATGACCGAAATCGTCACGGCCGTTGGCAGTGTGGTCGCCTTGATGGGCGAGATTAGCCACGCGAGCAAGGAGCAAAGTACCGGCATCAGCGAGGTCAACCGCGCGATCGGGCAGATGGATGAAATGACCCAGCAAAACGTTGCCCTGGTTGGGCAGGCGGCAGCTGCAGCAGCCAGCATGCAAGAACAGGCGCGCGCACTGGAAGACGCGGTGCGGGTATTTCGCCTGGCAAGCGATGCGCCAACCTGA
- a CDS encoding TauD/TfdA family dioxygenase, whose product MTHFTVTPLGDALGAEISGVDLSAPLAADVIDGIKQAWADHLVLRFRGQILTDPQLLAFTRHFGELDPPGPNPYGKPFLSEFPEINVISNIKKDGVPMGNLGDGEAVWHCDMTYIESPPRAALLHALQIPPEGGDTFWSNMYLAWYALPDAMKMQIDGKRAIHDATYNSAGMMRKGMQEVTDPRKAPGAHHPLVIRHPDTQRPALFLGRRRNSYIVGMDLDASNALLDTLWAHATQPQFTFRQVWHEGDLIMWDNRCTLHRRDSFDPSASRLMHRTQIKGGKVAPYESANITIAS is encoded by the coding sequence ATGACTCATTTCACCGTGACTCCGCTCGGCGACGCGCTCGGGGCCGAAATCTCCGGCGTCGATCTGTCGGCACCGCTGGCGGCAGACGTGATCGACGGAATCAAACAGGCATGGGCCGACCATCTGGTCCTCCGGTTTCGCGGTCAGATCTTGACCGATCCACAACTTCTCGCATTTACGCGTCATTTCGGCGAGCTCGATCCACCGGGGCCGAACCCTTACGGCAAGCCGTTTCTGTCCGAATTTCCCGAGATCAACGTAATCTCCAACATCAAGAAGGACGGCGTCCCGATGGGCAACCTCGGTGACGGCGAAGCGGTGTGGCACTGCGACATGACGTACATCGAATCGCCACCGCGTGCTGCGCTGCTTCATGCGCTGCAGATTCCACCCGAAGGTGGCGACACGTTCTGGTCGAACATGTATCTCGCGTGGTACGCGCTGCCAGACGCGATGAAAATGCAGATCGACGGCAAGCGCGCGATTCACGACGCGACGTACAACAGCGCCGGGATGATGCGCAAGGGCATGCAGGAAGTGACCGATCCGCGCAAGGCGCCGGGCGCGCACCATCCGCTCGTGATCCGTCATCCTGATACGCAGCGTCCGGCACTGTTTCTTGGGCGGCGGCGCAACAGCTATATCGTCGGCATGGATCTCGACGCGAGCAATGCGCTACTCGATACGCTCTGGGCACACGCGACGCAGCCACAGTTCACGTTCCGCCAGGTCTGGCACGAGGGCGACCTGATCATGTGGGACAACCGCTGCACGCTGCATCGCCGCGACTCGTTCGATCCTTCCGCGTCGCGATTGATGCACCGCACGCAGATCAAGGGCGGCAAGGTTGCGCCTTATGAGTCGGCCAACATCACGATCGCATCCTGA
- a CDS encoding helix-turn-helix domain-containing protein: protein MRALLSLRRPDPEGASEGTVALTHEELAQWINCRRPTVTAALSRFALAGLIDRSRRRIVIADRARLMQLLPV from the coding sequence TTGCGCGCGCTGCTGTCGCTCCGCCGTCCCGATCCGGAAGGCGCGTCCGAAGGCACAGTCGCGCTCACGCACGAAGAACTCGCACAGTGGATCAATTGCCGTCGTCCCACGGTGACGGCGGCGCTGAGTCGCTTCGCGCTCGCCGGACTCATCGACCGGTCGAGACGTCGCATCGTGATCGCCGATCGCGCGCGACTCATGCAGCTCTTACCCGTCTGA
- a CDS encoding PPK2 family polyphosphate kinase has translation MEINSRDFRVPEGGRVKLDKWPTKVESVCRSREHYQKLLGEHVARLSSLQQLLYAFNRYAVLLIFQAMDAAGKDGAIKHVMSGVNPQGCEVFSFKHPSPTELQHDFLWRTTRDLPERGRIGIFNRSYYEEVLIARVHPEILRNEGLPDALLDEKTVWRDRYRSILDLELHLCRNGTRIVKSYLHISKEEQRKRFLQRIDDSEKNWKFSVADVEENARLIVSRIVLETLEELEMTHPKANAERRTQKGIAVNSRAAREMGTERSRDYTRGALLESRKWLLILLIHPPGAGQSLARPVKAML, from the coding sequence ATGGAAATCAATTCGCGAGATTTTCGGGTCCCGGAAGGCGGACGGGTCAAGCTCGACAAATGGCCAACGAAGGTAGAGTCCGTGTGCAGGTCACGGGAACACTACCAGAAATTGCTGGGTGAACACGTCGCGCGACTGAGTTCTCTTCAGCAGTTGCTCTATGCCTTCAACCGATATGCCGTTCTGCTTATCTTCCAGGCAATGGACGCAGCCGGTAAGGATGGTGCCATCAAGCATGTCATGTCGGGCGTGAACCCACAGGGTTGCGAGGTATTCAGCTTCAAACATCCCAGCCCCACTGAATTGCAGCATGACTTCCTTTGGCGCACTACGCGCGATCTACCCGAGCGTGGACGGATCGGCATCTTCAACCGGTCCTATTACGAGGAGGTGTTAATTGCTCGTGTCCATCCCGAGATTCTCCGTAACGAGGGCCTGCCGGATGCGCTGCTCGACGAAAAGACTGTGTGGCGTGACCGCTATCGTTCGATCCTGGATCTGGAGTTGCACCTCTGCAGAAACGGCACGCGGATCGTCAAGTCTTACCTTCACATCTCGAAGGAAGAGCAGCGCAAACGCTTCCTGCAGCGCATAGACGACTCTGAGAAAAACTGGAAATTCAGTGTTGCCGACGTCGAGGAGAACGCGAGGCTGATCGTGTCGAGGATCGTTCTTGAGACGCTTGAGGAACTTGAAATGACCCATCCGAAGGCGAACGCTGAACGCAGAACGCAGAAAGGAATTGCAGTCAATTCGCGCGCAGCTCGAGAAATGGGAACTGAGCGAAGTCGGGACTACACGCGGGGCGCGCTCCTGGAGAGCCGTAAGTGGTTGCTCATCCTGCTCATCCACCCGCCTGGAGCCGGCCAATCACTCGCCCGGCCAGTCAAGGCGATGCTGTGA
- a CDS encoding universal stress protein yields MTASSASSIPKSGFQRILIGVDLSPMSARLAKYVCGLVRPGVEVRIVSVAENPRALVPLGSLADAVFETIREELLRDASEAVKQAQEVFADANIDVDARVLELSRLGGYAGNALIDAAGEWHADLLVVGARQHHGMLRWFEGTVSEFVTSQTPCSILIVPASYVAAIHAYPRRIMFALDGSKASFDALQSGLRLAGPDSSIRAVYVVDRAVRFLEDTFIEEGDKVLSAAAEVLANQFNPVELGLVKTDPASDDIPHTIVREAQRWYADLVVVGTHGRRGFSRWFLGSVAGRTARITQTPLLMVRPYLNSSSSS; encoded by the coding sequence ATGACTGCATCGAGTGCCAGTAGTATCCCTAAATCAGGATTCCAGCGGATCCTGATCGGTGTAGACTTGTCGCCTATGTCCGCACGCTTGGCGAAGTATGTATGCGGCCTCGTGAGGCCCGGCGTAGAGGTGCGTATCGTAAGTGTCGCCGAGAACCCGCGTGCGCTCGTGCCGCTTGGATCACTGGCCGATGCCGTATTCGAGACCATTCGGGAGGAGCTCTTACGGGATGCCAGCGAGGCGGTTAAACAGGCACAAGAAGTTTTCGCTGATGCGAACATCGACGTCGACGCCCGCGTGCTTGAACTTTCGAGGCTAGGTGGTTATGCGGGAAATGCATTGATCGATGCTGCAGGTGAGTGGCACGCTGACCTGCTCGTAGTCGGTGCACGGCAACATCACGGCATGTTGCGCTGGTTCGAAGGAACGGTATCCGAATTCGTCACAAGCCAGACTCCGTGTTCAATTCTCATCGTGCCCGCCAGCTATGTGGCCGCGATACACGCCTATCCGCGACGAATTATGTTCGCGCTTGACGGCAGCAAGGCTTCATTCGATGCCCTGCAGTCTGGCCTGCGTCTTGCAGGCCCCGATTCGTCCATACGAGCTGTTTACGTCGTCGATCGCGCTGTTCGATTTCTCGAGGATACGTTCATCGAAGAGGGGGATAAGGTGCTCTCCGCGGCGGCCGAAGTTCTTGCCAATCAGTTTAACCCCGTAGAATTGGGGCTGGTCAAAACAGACCCTGCGAGCGATGACATACCCCACACGATTGTTCGCGAGGCTCAACGATGGTACGCGGACCTCGTAGTCGTCGGCACGCACGGTCGGCGCGGCTTCTCACGCTGGTTTCTCGGAAGCGTCGCAGGCCGAACGGCCCGCATCACTCAAACCCCGCTGTTGATGGTTCGCCCCTACCTGAACTCTTCATCTTCATCATGA